The genomic interval GGCGGCACCCTCCTCCTCCCCCACACCACACCCACCGACACCCTCCACCACCTCATCACCACCCTCTCCCAAGCCGCCCGCGTCCCGGTCACCGCGACCGTTGTCACCGCCGCGACCGACGACATTCCGAGCGCCGCCGACCAAGCGCATCAGCTGCTCGACATGGTCACCCGCCTGGATCTCGAGCCGGGCCTCTACCGATTCGACGACTTGGCGCTCGAGTACCAGCTGACTCGGCCGGGTCCGGGGCTGGAGTTCCTGCGTTCGCTGCTCGTCCCGCTCGACGAGCACCCCGAACTGCTCGAAACGCTGCGCACCCACATCGCGCACAACCTCAATCGCCAGAAGACCGCCCGGCTGCTGCACGTCCACACCAACACCGTGGACTACCGACTCAAGCGCATCGCGAGCCTGACCGGTTTCGACCCCACGCACGCCGCGGGCCTGTGGTACTTGCGCTCCGCCCTTGTCGCGCGCAGCTACACCAGGGACCAGGCCGAATCCCGCGCACGTTGATGTCAGTTCCTGTCGACAAATAGGATCGGGGTATGAGTCGATGGGAACCCAACGCCGGCGGCCGCCTGGTCCAGGCGGCACTCGAGCTGTACGCGGAGCGTGGGTTCGACCGGACCACCGTCGCCGAGATCGCCCAGCGCGCCGGGCTGACGGAGCGAACCTTCTTCCGCTACTTCGCCGACAAGCGCGAGGTGCTGTTCTCCGGCCAGGACGCGCTGCGCGATCTCATGGTCGGCAGCCTGGAATCGGCCCCCGCGTCGACGCCGCCGCTCGCCGCGATCGGCACCGCCCTGC from Nocardia wallacei carries:
- a CDS encoding PucR family transcriptional regulator; translated protein: MTTTVSTAYVRELKTVVTEHHTAVHTLTSALLGGHPTTTMARECGIDITDTYHTLALHIPPHPDEHNPLLDTKIVARRKLRRLQAQLATTTHTTPLHLLSTDGGTLLLPHTTPTDTLHHLITTLSQAARVPVTATVVTAATDDIPSAADQAHQLLDMVTRLDLEPGLYRFDDLALEYQLTRPGPGLEFLRSLLVPLDEHPELLETLRTHIAHNLNRQKTARLLHVHTNTVDYRLKRIASLTGFDPTHAAGLWYLRSALVARSYTRDQAESRAR